One region of Flavobacterium sp. GSB-24 genomic DNA includes:
- a CDS encoding TonB-dependent siderophore receptor, translating into MKYNLLLALGLLSFASYGQDYSSNETSSSITDTVKNKKGQILNEVVVTKSKEPKPITAVRSGLKPMDNPQTIQVIGSEVIEQQQAIRLSEVLKNANGVYVSSSRGGATESFYSRGYDMSNNNMFKNGFRYNSGSIPDVSGLDKVEFLKGGSALLFGNVAPGGILNLVTKTPQFKSGGEISIQIGSYAYYKPAFDFYGGLTKSIAFRINGSYENSESFRDVVKNERLYINPSLLFVINPKTQITVQGDYLSADWTPDFGTGIIGKEILDLPRNAFYGSLWSNGTTKSSSASVLLSHDFNKNWKLNFNSSFQNYDRGSYSTAQLSSLDTYPTPGDWNRGLTKNKNLEQILGDQLSLQGTFNTGSVKHQIFTGVDWENSFATAYTFTFDEKYVEIGKKPDGTPIYGPTLYDHINLFTFDPADQRMDIPTSDRATQIGKTETNRFGVYFQDLISITNKFKVLAGLRWSWQEAEATTYKETYVNNKQTVAPQDAIPTVAPKRLDNAFSPKIGVVYQPLKDMSLFASYSSSFTPNTGTTTDLQPLEASIIDQYEAGIKKDFWNGALSTGVTVYQINNSNLAQTAEFQADGTTLNTDTNIKTLGGGTKSKGVEIDITARPVEGLSVIAGYSYNDMRYVNTSGTNGSFVEGDRVARTPINTANLSFFYTLPSGALKGLSFGAIGNYVGDRLGGWNDDYVWTENKPSTNPKTYTVTIRDRDIPLEGYVTIDASVGYTWRKISILCKLSNITNELNYTVHENYSVNPIAPRQIMTSLRYKF; encoded by the coding sequence ATGAAATATAATTTACTGTTAGCACTAGGATTATTGAGTTTTGCCTCTTACGGTCAAGATTATTCAAGTAACGAAACGAGTTCTTCAATAACTGATACTGTAAAAAATAAAAAAGGACAAATTTTAAATGAAGTTGTAGTTACTAAAAGCAAGGAACCAAAACCTATAACAGCAGTTCGCTCTGGATTAAAACCAATGGATAATCCGCAGACAATACAAGTTATCGGGTCTGAAGTTATCGAACAGCAGCAAGCCATCAGATTAAGTGAGGTTTTAAAAAATGCTAATGGTGTATATGTAAGTTCATCTCGTGGTGGTGCTACAGAATCTTTTTACTCAAGAGGATATGATATGTCTAACAACAACATGTTTAAAAACGGATTCCGTTACAATTCTGGATCAATTCCAGATGTTTCTGGTTTAGACAAAGTAGAATTTCTTAAAGGAGGTTCTGCCCTATTATTTGGAAATGTAGCTCCTGGAGGAATCTTAAATTTGGTAACAAAAACTCCTCAATTTAAAAGTGGAGGAGAAATCTCAATACAAATAGGAAGCTATGCATATTACAAACCAGCATTTGATTTTTATGGAGGTTTAACGAAATCAATCGCATTTAGAATTAATGGTTCTTACGAGAATTCAGAAAGCTTTAGAGATGTTGTAAAAAACGAACGTTTGTATATTAATCCATCTTTACTTTTTGTTATTAATCCAAAAACACAAATTACAGTTCAGGGAGATTATTTAAGTGCAGACTGGACTCCAGATTTTGGAACTGGAATTATTGGAAAAGAAATTTTAGACTTGCCTCGCAATGCCTTCTACGGATCGCTTTGGTCAAATGGTACAACTAAATCTTCAAGCGCTTCTGTGTTGTTAAGTCATGATTTCAATAAAAACTGGAAACTGAATTTCAACTCTTCTTTTCAAAATTATGACAGAGGAAGCTACTCTACAGCTCAATTGTCAAGTCTTGACACTTATCCAACTCCTGGTGACTGGAACAGAGGTTTAACAAAAAACAAAAACTTGGAACAAATTCTTGGAGATCAATTGAGTCTACAAGGAACTTTTAATACAGGATCTGTAAAACATCAAATCTTTACGGGTGTTGATTGGGAAAACTCATTCGCAACGGCATACACTTTTACATTTGATGAAAAGTATGTAGAAATTGGAAAAAAACCAGATGGTACACCAATTTATGGCCCAACACTTTATGATCATATAAATTTATTCACTTTTGATCCTGCAGATCAAAGAATGGATATTCCAACATCAGACAGAGCAACTCAAATAGGAAAAACGGAAACCAATCGTTTCGGGGTTTATTTTCAGGATTTAATTTCAATCACTAATAAATTCAAAGTTTTAGCAGGTCTAAGATGGTCTTGGCAGGAAGCAGAAGCTACTACTTACAAAGAAACATATGTAAATAATAAACAGACTGTAGCTCCGCAAGATGCAATACCAACTGTAGCTCCAAAACGCTTAGACAATGCATTTTCTCCGAAAATAGGAGTAGTTTATCAGCCACTTAAAGACATGTCTTTGTTTGCAAGTTATTCAAGCTCGTTTACGCCAAACACAGGCACAACAACCGATTTACAACCATTAGAAGCTTCAATTATCGATCAATACGAAGCTGGTATTAAAAAAGATTTCTGGAATGGGGCTTTAAGCACAGGCGTGACCGTTTATCAAATTAACAACAGTAATTTAGCGCAAACTGCAGAATTTCAAGCAGACGGCACTACTCTAAATACAGACACAAACATAAAAACTTTAGGCGGGGGAACAAAAAGTAAAGGTGTAGAAATCGACATTACTGCAAGGCCAGTTGAAGGCTTAAGTGTTATTGCAGGCTATAGCTATAATGATATGCGCTATGTAAACACATCTGGAACAAACGGAAGTTTTGTTGAAGGGGATCGTGTTGCAAGAACTCCAATAAATACAGCAAATTTGAGTTTCTTCTATACATTACCTTCTGGAGCTTTAAAAGGCCTTTCTTTCGGTGCAATCGGAAATTATGTTGGAGACCGTTTAGGTGGATGGAATGATGATTACGTTTGGACAGAAAACAAACCTTCAACAAATCCGAAGACGTATACTGTAACCATTAGAGACCGTGACATTCCGTTAGAAGGCTATGTTACAATTGATGCATCTGTTGGATATACTTGGAGAAAAATTTCAATTCTTTGCAAATTATCAAACATTACAAACGAATTAAATTATACCGTTCACGAAAATTACAGTGTCAATCCTATTGCGCCGCGTCAGATAATGACTAGTTTACGTTATAAATTCTAA
- a CDS encoding DUF4198 domain-containing protein: MKSNTLKTLTFLFLMLLAAPQIFAHALWIETKATGTKGKAQEISVYFGEFSDNDITKADKWFSDLKDFTLIVISPSKKETKLTSKALDNKYQAFFTPDEDGVYTIVMQHTVKDVYGTMKLDYNSSATVVVGNKASGNYATANKNQIGLFSENADAAKKNEKVTGFAIYDGASAKETKIKVIAPNGWEKELWTNDKGEFSFTPIWSGNYMVEYAHTEKASGDHNGKKYDEIWKMATYQITVK; the protein is encoded by the coding sequence ATGAAATCAAATACTTTAAAAACATTAACCTTTTTATTCCTAATGTTATTGGCAGCACCACAAATATTTGCTCACGCACTTTGGATCGAAACTAAAGCAACTGGAACAAAAGGAAAAGCTCAGGAAATCTCTGTTTACTTTGGAGAATTCTCTGATAATGACATTACAAAAGCAGATAAATGGTTTTCGGATTTAAAGGATTTCACTTTGATAGTAATTTCACCTTCAAAAAAAGAAACTAAACTTACTTCTAAAGCTCTAGATAATAAATATCAAGCATTCTTTACACCAGACGAAGATGGAGTTTATACTATTGTAATGCAGCATACAGTAAAAGATGTTTACGGTACAATGAAGTTAGATTACAATTCAAGTGCAACTGTGGTAGTTGGAAACAAAGCTTCGGGAAACTATGCGACAGCAAACAAAAATCAAATTGGTTTATTTTCTGAAAATGCTGACGCTGCTAAAAAGAATGAAAAAGTAACTGGATTTGCTATCTATGATGGTGCCTCTGCAAAAGAAACAAAAATTAAAGTAATCGCTCCAAACGGATGGGAGAAAGAGCTGTGGACAAATGATAAAGGAGAATTCTCTTTTACACCAATCTGGTCTGGAAATTACATGGTAGAATATGCTCATACTGAAAAAGCTTCTGGAGATCATAATGGGAAAAAATACGACGAAATCTGGAAAATGGCTACTTACCAAATTACAGTAAAATAA
- a CDS encoding TonB-dependent receptor, with protein sequence MKYFNPKTSRFLLAISFVFSFFIMSAQQNGKVRGTITTSDGEQAAGVNIILKNSKYWTVSDENGNFEFNRVKPGSYILQVSLTGYETSEREVIVSESETAAVDLQLKVSNKELKEVVVNSKKSILSKKTDYVARMPLTNLENPQVYSVIQKELLQEQIAVDIKSAVQNSPGVVSISFPSGGVGVIFRGFSTGVNARNGMETASGRSSVDLGNVERIEIMKGPSGTLFGSSVSSFGGVVNLVTKKPFETTAAEVSYTTGSFNLNRLTADVNTPLNQDKTVLFRINLAVNREKSFLDYGFNNTLLFAPSLTYKASEKLTFNFDAELYNVNNTRRTYNTYAATSGITNPNDLKIDYKKSMFHDDNDAKSTATKFFAQAEYEISENWKSTTVFSFVGEDVERSYQSYAVWSSPTQTARRVGLWGPIFNNYTNIQENINGKFSTGSIKHKFLTGVNYRLYSSNFSGGSTFTLDNIDVTAPFSPIRRKAVDAGLVLTTSPVADQKTFSVYACDVVNFTDKLSVMLSLRLDNFERAKVGTVEGYSQTALSPKLGLVYEVVKDQVSVFGNYMNGFQNMQPVTQPDATQLVLDPIYAVQYEGGIKADAFNKKLSGSVSYYNITIDNATRTDAAGFTVQDGKQVSKGVDFELMATPFNGLSIVSGYAYNDNRIVKASVAAIEGNKATSSPENVVNFWTTYTFQNKLKGLGLGAGANYVDKNYFTAENTFYMPSYTVYNATVYYEKPSWRLGLKFNNLTNKKYWDFWGSSQAPTSILANLTVKF encoded by the coding sequence ATGAAATATTTTAATCCGAAAACATCACGTTTTCTATTGGCAATTAGTTTTGTCTTTTCGTTCTTTATCATGTCTGCCCAGCAAAATGGAAAAGTTAGAGGCACCATCACAACTTCAGATGGTGAACAGGCAGCGGGAGTCAATATCATCTTAAAAAACTCAAAATACTGGACCGTTTCTGATGAAAATGGAAACTTTGAATTCAACAGAGTAAAGCCAGGCAGCTATATTTTACAAGTGTCCTTAACAGGTTATGAAACTTCAGAAAGAGAAGTAATCGTTTCAGAAAGTGAAACCGCAGCTGTGGATTTGCAGTTAAAAGTTTCAAATAAAGAACTTAAAGAAGTTGTGGTAAATAGTAAAAAAAGCATCTTATCAAAAAAAACAGATTATGTTGCCAGAATGCCATTGACAAATCTTGAGAACCCACAGGTTTACAGTGTTATTCAGAAAGAACTTTTACAGGAACAAATTGCTGTAGATATTAAAAGCGCAGTTCAAAATTCGCCTGGTGTTGTTTCTATCAGCTTTCCTTCTGGAGGCGTTGGTGTAATTTTTAGAGGTTTTTCTACAGGAGTTAATGCAAGAAACGGAATGGAAACAGCTTCCGGCCGTTCTTCTGTTGATCTTGGTAACGTAGAGCGTATCGAAATCATGAAAGGGCCTTCTGGAACTTTATTTGGTTCGTCTGTTTCTTCATTTGGAGGTGTTGTAAACCTTGTTACGAAAAAACCTTTTGAAACTACCGCTGCCGAAGTATCTTACACAACAGGAAGTTTCAATTTAAACCGTCTTACAGCAGATGTGAATACGCCGCTAAATCAAGATAAAACAGTTCTATTCAGAATTAATCTTGCTGTAAATAGAGAGAAGAGTTTTCTGGATTATGGTTTTAACAACACTCTTCTTTTTGCACCGAGTCTTACTTATAAAGCTTCTGAAAAACTGACTTTTAATTTTGATGCAGAACTTTATAACGTTAACAATACAAGACGTACTTACAATACGTATGCTGCAACTTCTGGAATTACCAATCCGAACGATTTGAAAATCGATTATAAAAAATCGATGTTTCATGATGATAACGATGCGAAATCAACTGCAACAAAATTTTTCGCTCAGGCCGAATATGAAATATCAGAGAACTGGAAATCTACAACTGTTTTTTCATTTGTAGGAGAAGATGTAGAACGCAGTTATCAGAGTTATGCTGTTTGGAGTTCTCCAACACAAACGGCAAGAAGAGTTGGTTTGTGGGGACCAATTTTTAATAACTATACCAACATTCAAGAAAATATCAACGGAAAATTTTCTACAGGAAGTATCAAACATAAATTCTTAACTGGTGTAAACTACCGCCTTTACAGCTCTAATTTCTCAGGTGGATCTACTTTTACGCTTGACAATATAGATGTAACAGCTCCTTTCTCACCAATTAGAAGAAAAGCAGTAGATGCAGGCCTTGTATTAACAACGTCACCAGTTGCAGATCAAAAAACTTTTAGTGTTTATGCCTGCGATGTAGTAAATTTTACAGACAAACTTTCTGTAATGTTGAGCTTACGTTTGGATAATTTTGAACGTGCGAAAGTAGGAACTGTAGAAGGTTACAGCCAGACTGCTCTTTCTCCAAAATTAGGATTAGTGTATGAAGTTGTAAAAGATCAAGTTTCTGTATTTGGAAATTATATGAACGGTTTCCAAAACATGCAGCCGGTCACGCAACCAGATGCAACACAATTAGTTTTAGATCCAATTTATGCAGTTCAGTATGAAGGAGGAATTAAGGCTGACGCATTCAACAAAAAATTAAGCGGATCTGTAAGCTATTACAACATTACGATTGATAATGCTACAAGAACTGATGCTGCCGGTTTTACTGTACAAGATGGTAAGCAAGTTAGTAAAGGTGTAGATTTTGAATTAATGGCTACTCCATTTAATGGATTAAGTATTGTTTCGGGTTATGCTTACAATGATAACCGAATTGTAAAAGCTTCTGTTGCCGCAATTGAAGGAAATAAAGCAACATCTTCTCCAGAAAATGTAGTTAACTTTTGGACAACTTATACTTTTCAAAATAAATTAAAAGGTTTAGGACTTGGTGCGGGTGCTAACTATGTTGACAAAAATTATTTTACAGCCGAAAACACGTTTTATATGCCATCTTATACTGTTTACAATGCAACAGTATATTACGAAAAACCGTCATGGAGATTAGGTTTAAAGTTTAATAATTTAACCAATAAAAAATACTGGGATTTCTGGGGTTCATCACAGGCACCAACCAGCATATTAGCAAATTTAACAGTCAAATTTTAA
- a CDS encoding MFS transporter, whose translation MILSFFKKIQNTPRGYRIANTVFFFLSGFGYSSWVSRIPHIQAQLHLSEAQFGAVLFAFPIGLMLTMPFTGKLLNKYSSRYIMLLGAIMFNIVLSLPGLVAFVWQLVIVLLIFGASRNIFNLSINAQSLEVQKLYPKSIITRFHAVWSIAVFSGAGLGYVMVTQKIAPSHHLLGVSVFMLALTACFYPMSIHNEPVPVKKKFFSMPEKNLIKFALICFVSMACENTMYDWSGIYFENILKASPKLTSAAFVFFASAVTLGRIFGDYGVMKFGTKKILMYSGILITIGFGICFVLPYAYPTIFGYVLIGFGVSCVVPLVFSIAGRSSKLSSGSALTSISTIGYLGFLLVPPMVGFISEYLSMKWAFLIMALLGILMIFMVNKIGENE comes from the coding sequence ATGATTTTATCTTTCTTCAAAAAAATTCAAAATACACCAAGAGGATACCGTATAGCTAATACTGTTTTCTTTTTTCTTTCTGGTTTTGGATATTCTTCTTGGGTCTCAAGAATTCCGCATATACAAGCACAATTGCATTTATCCGAAGCACAATTTGGAGCAGTTTTATTTGCTTTTCCGATTGGTTTAATGCTGACAATGCCTTTCACCGGAAAACTTTTAAATAAATACAGCAGCCGTTACATTATGCTGTTAGGAGCTATAATGTTCAATATTGTATTGTCTTTACCAGGTTTAGTTGCATTTGTATGGCAGCTGGTTATTGTACTTTTGATTTTTGGAGCCTCTCGCAATATTTTCAATTTATCGATTAATGCGCAATCACTTGAAGTACAGAAATTATATCCAAAATCTATTATTACTCGTTTTCATGCGGTTTGGAGTATTGCCGTTTTTTCTGGAGCTGGTTTAGGATATGTAATGGTAACGCAGAAAATTGCACCATCGCATCATTTACTGGGAGTGAGTGTTTTCATGCTGGCGCTGACGGCTTGTTTTTATCCAATGAGTATTCATAACGAACCCGTACCAGTTAAAAAGAAGTTCTTTTCTATGCCCGAGAAAAACTTAATTAAGTTTGCCTTAATTTGTTTTGTTTCTATGGCTTGCGAAAATACGATGTACGATTGGAGCGGAATTTACTTCGAAAACATCTTAAAAGCTTCTCCAAAATTAACCAGTGCAGCATTTGTATTTTTCGCATCTGCAGTAACCTTAGGACGTATATTTGGTGATTATGGGGTAATGAAATTTGGAACTAAAAAAATCCTCATGTACAGCGGTATATTAATTACAATAGGTTTCGGAATCTGTTTTGTACTTCCGTATGCATATCCAACTATTTTTGGCTACGTTTTAATCGGATTTGGGGTTTCCTGCGTTGTTCCGCTAGTATTTAGTATTGCAGGACGATCATCTAAATTAAGCAGTGGTTCTGCCTTAACTTCTATATCTACAATTGGTTATCTTGGCTTTTTACTGGTTCCGCCAATGGTTGGTTTTATCTCTGAATATCTAAGTATGAAATGGGCTTTTCTTATTATGGCACTTTTAGGAATCCTGATGATTTTTATGGTGAATAAGATTGGGGAGAATGAGTAG
- a CDS encoding DUF6265 family protein gives MKLNSILFPLIVVLGIFSSCKKETKTEAPIKTYPKLAKAEWFIGEWGNKSAEGELTERWKKENDSVYLGESYFVVGQNDTVFAEHVRLVEANGKLAYIVTVPGQNKELPVSFEMTSATDNQITFENPKHDFPNKIIYNLVEKDSLIAEISGIKNGKPNTERFVMKKR, from the coding sequence ATGAAACTAAACAGCATTTTATTTCCATTAATAGTAGTTTTAGGAATTTTCTCTTCCTGCAAAAAAGAAACCAAAACAGAAGCTCCTATAAAAACCTACCCTAAACTTGCAAAAGCAGAATGGTTTATTGGAGAATGGGGAAATAAATCGGCTGAAGGTGAACTTACCGAACGCTGGAAAAAAGAAAATGATTCGGTTTATCTAGGTGAATCATATTTTGTTGTCGGGCAAAACGACACTGTTTTTGCAGAGCATGTTCGTTTAGTAGAAGCGAATGGTAAACTGGCTTATATTGTAACGGTTCCTGGACAAAATAAGGAATTACCGGTAAGTTTTGAAATGACCTCAGCAACAGATAATCAAATAACTTTTGAAAACCCTAAACATGATTTTCCCAATAAAATTATTTATAATCTCGTAGAAAAAGATTCATTAATTGCAGAAATTTCGGGGATAAAAAACGGCAAACCCAATACCGAGAGATTTGTTATGAAGAAACGCTAA
- a CDS encoding DUF6265 family protein, translating to MFQKITLITLIIAFVSCQKKETVEKDKIKIADWLIGNWENTTPDGVLSENWQKLNDSTFSASSYFIKGKDTLHFETIVLAQLGETLTYKATVKGQNNDQPVFFPSTSESEKQLVFENPKHDYPQKITYTKGANNTLTAEISGKLNGKPSSEKFVMTKK from the coding sequence ATGTTTCAGAAAATTACTCTTATTACACTTATAATAGCTTTTGTTTCCTGCCAGAAAAAAGAAACCGTTGAGAAAGACAAAATCAAAATAGCAGATTGGTTAATTGGAAATTGGGAAAACACAACTCCTGACGGTGTATTATCTGAAAATTGGCAAAAATTAAACGACAGTACTTTCAGCGCATCTTCTTATTTCATAAAAGGAAAAGATACTCTACATTTTGAAACTATTGTTTTAGCGCAATTAGGAGAAACTTTAACGTATAAAGCAACTGTAAAAGGACAAAATAACGATCAGCCTGTTTTCTTCCCTTCTACTTCAGAATCAGAGAAACAATTGGTTTTCGAAAATCCGAAACACGATTATCCTCAAAAAATCACTTATACAAAAGGCGCAAATAATACTTTAACTGCTGAAATTTCTGGAAAATTGAATGGGAAGCCTAGTTCTGAAAAGTTTGTTATGACGAAGAAGTAA
- a CDS encoding type IA DNA topoisomerase, with translation MKVCIAEKPSVAREIASVLGANTKHDGYYEGNGYAVTYTFGHLCTLKEPNDYKPHWKSWDLNNLPMLPEKFETKVVQNSGIQKQFKIIKSLFDKAELVINCGDAGQEGELIQRWVMNEANYKGEIKRLWISSLTTEAIKEGFDNLKPSENYDNLFYAGFSRAIGDWLLGMNATRLYTVKHGGYKQVLSIGRVQTPTLAMVVERFKEIENFKPQPYWELQTLYRETLFSYEEGRFLNKEDGEVLAEKVKESDFEIVSVDKKNGNEYAPKLFDLTGLQVYCNQKFGFSAEETLKIAQTLYEQKAITYPRVDTTFLPGDIYPKVPGILQKLTHYAPLTEPLLGKKIKKSPKVFNDKKVTDHHAIIPTGIEINLPYNQQQVYDIITKRFIAVFYDDCLVANTTVIGKAADVTFKATGKEILKKGFRVVFEDPNAKEKEPDLLPSFVVGEKGPHEPSFLQKETKPPNHFTEATLLRAMETAGKQVDDEDLRELMKENGIGRPSTRANIIETLFKRQYIVRNKKQVLPTVTGIQLIDTIQNELIKSAELTGSWEKQLKDIEKGTFTASAFIKNMKRMVEALVYEVRSETKHANISHAATVQKPVVKAEKKKAAGILAETCPKCQKGNFIKGKSAFGCSEYKSGCDFVLPYVFADKKITESQYLRLIQKGSTVNIKGFKTEAGTVEGLIRFEENYKLKLEPKKTAPKTAATPTSDSLICPKCKKGTILKGKTAYGCAAYKSGCDFKVTFDEVRAKLKDQKPTKELVYSILEESV, from the coding sequence ATGAAGGTCTGTATTGCTGAGAAACCAAGTGTAGCACGAGAAATCGCATCCGTTTTGGGCGCCAATACCAAACACGACGGCTATTATGAAGGAAACGGTTATGCCGTAACCTACACTTTTGGACATTTATGCACCTTAAAAGAACCCAACGATTACAAACCACACTGGAAAAGCTGGGATTTGAACAATTTACCAATGCTTCCTGAAAAATTTGAAACCAAAGTGGTTCAGAATTCAGGAATCCAAAAACAGTTTAAAATCATTAAAAGTCTTTTCGACAAAGCCGAATTGGTTATCAACTGCGGGGATGCCGGGCAGGAAGGAGAATTGATTCAGCGCTGGGTAATGAATGAAGCAAATTATAAAGGCGAAATAAAACGTCTTTGGATTTCGTCACTTACAACCGAAGCCATAAAAGAAGGTTTCGACAACTTAAAACCTTCTGAAAACTACGATAATTTATTTTATGCCGGATTCTCCAGAGCGATTGGCGACTGGCTTCTGGGAATGAATGCCACGCGTTTGTATACCGTAAAACACGGCGGTTACAAACAAGTTTTGTCTATCGGGCGCGTGCAGACACCAACATTGGCAATGGTTGTGGAAAGATTCAAAGAAATCGAAAACTTCAAACCGCAGCCGTATTGGGAATTACAGACTTTATACAGAGAAACGCTTTTCAGCTATGAAGAAGGTCGTTTTCTAAACAAGGAAGACGGTGAAGTTCTGGCTGAAAAAGTCAAAGAAAGTGATTTTGAAATTGTTTCTGTTGACAAAAAAAACGGAAATGAATACGCGCCCAAGTTATTCGACTTAACTGGTTTACAAGTTTACTGCAATCAGAAATTCGGATTTTCGGCAGAGGAAACGCTTAAAATTGCGCAGACTTTGTATGAGCAGAAAGCCATAACGTATCCGAGGGTTGATACGACTTTTCTTCCGGGAGACATTTACCCGAAAGTCCCTGGTATTCTGCAAAAACTAACGCATTATGCACCTTTAACAGAACCGCTTTTAGGAAAGAAAATTAAAAAATCGCCAAAGGTTTTTAACGATAAAAAAGTAACCGACCACCACGCGATTATTCCAACGGGAATTGAAATTAATCTGCCATACAATCAGCAGCAGGTTTATGATATTATCACCAAACGTTTTATTGCTGTTTTTTATGATGATTGTTTAGTTGCAAATACCACAGTTATCGGAAAAGCTGCGGATGTGACTTTTAAAGCCACTGGAAAAGAAATCTTGAAAAAAGGTTTCCGTGTGGTTTTTGAAGATCCGAATGCGAAAGAAAAAGAACCCGATTTACTGCCGAGTTTTGTTGTGGGCGAAAAAGGTCCGCACGAACCTTCTTTCCTTCAAAAAGAAACCAAACCGCCCAATCATTTTACCGAAGCAACTTTACTGCGTGCCATGGAAACGGCAGGAAAACAAGTCGATGACGAAGATTTACGCGAATTGATGAAAGAAAACGGAATCGGTCGTCCGTCAACGCGTGCGAATATTATCGAAACGCTTTTTAAGCGTCAATATATTGTCCGCAATAAAAAACAGGTTTTACCAACTGTAACTGGAATCCAGTTGATTGATACGATTCAGAATGAATTGATCAAATCGGCTGAACTTACGGGTTCTTGGGAAAAACAGCTGAAAGATATTGAAAAAGGAACTTTTACAGCCTCAGCGTTTATAAAAAACATGAAACGCATGGTTGAAGCTTTGGTTTATGAAGTAAGAAGTGAAACAAAACACGCCAATATTTCGCATGCTGCCACGGTGCAAAAACCAGTTGTAAAAGCAGAAAAAAAGAAAGCAGCAGGGATTTTAGCCGAAACCTGTCCGAAATGCCAAAAAGGAAATTTCATAAAAGGAAAATCGGCTTTTGGCTGCAGCGAATATAAATCGGGCTGTGATTTTGTGCTTCCTTATGTTTTTGCCGATAAAAAAATAACCGAAAGTCAGTATTTACGATTGATTCAAAAAGGTTCAACTGTGAATATAAAAGGATTTAAAACCGAGGCTGGAACGGTTGAAGGTTTAATTCGTTTTGAAGAAAATTATAAACTGAAATTAGAACCTAAAAAAACAGCTCCAAAAACTGCAGCCACTCCAACATCAGATTCTCTAATATGTCCGAAATGTAAAAAAGGAACAATCTTAAAAGGAAAAACCGCTTACGGATGCGCAGCATACAAATCAGGATGCGATTTTAAAGTAACTTTTGATGAAGTTCGAGCTAAACTAAAAGATCAAAAGCCTACGAAAGAGTTGGTTTATTCGATTTTAGAGGAAAGCGTTTAA
- a CDS encoding SRPBCC domain-containing protein — MENFDWTSFTKKIAVKAKISDIYNAWTKAEELEKWFLEKVSFFDSNQELISKDQNVSEGNTYEWLWYLYDDTMKGKITAANGKDQLQFTFEGDCLVDVKLSESNDYTIVELRHHNIPTDDSSKQYIRLGCSNGWHFYLINLKSVYEGGLDLRNKDENLNPMINN; from the coding sequence ATGGAAAATTTCGACTGGACCTCTTTCACAAAAAAAATAGCCGTTAAAGCTAAAATCAGTGACATTTATAACGCCTGGACAAAGGCTGAGGAACTTGAAAAATGGTTTCTCGAAAAAGTATCTTTTTTTGATAGTAATCAAGAGCTGATAAGTAAGGACCAAAACGTTTCTGAAGGCAATACGTATGAATGGCTTTGGTATCTGTATGATGACACAATGAAAGGAAAAATAACTGCTGCAAACGGAAAAGACCAACTGCAGTTTACATTTGAGGGAGATTGCCTTGTAGATGTAAAATTGAGCGAAAGTAATGATTACACGATAGTAGAACTTCGTCATCATAATATTCCAACAGATGATTCTTCGAAACAATATATTAGACTGGGCTGTTCAAACGGCTGGCATTTTTATCTCATCAATCTTAAATCGGTTTACGAAGGTGGTTTGGATTTACGCAATAAAGATGAGAATTTGAATCCGATGATAAATAATTAA
- a CDS encoding DUF3592 domain-containing protein, producing MDFSKKYGIIYVVFFVFFMFYKPVICFLILGITALAYTANNILQLNNIRRNGIEINGKIVSYESDTEGYKTPIIEFQTIEEKIITGKPSFHTSLDLDKVRSFRGNINKTVKIIYNSESPEKFILKDNSNGFGLIMLVIVGLVFTYISVGNLLGLNTIF from the coding sequence ATGGATTTTAGCAAAAAGTATGGGATAATATATGTTGTCTTTTTTGTCTTCTTTATGTTTTACAAACCTGTAATTTGTTTCTTAATTCTCGGTATAACTGCATTAGCCTATACAGCTAATAACATATTACAATTAAATAATATTAGGAGAAATGGAATAGAAATTAATGGGAAAATTGTCTCTTATGAATCAGATACAGAAGGATATAAAACACCAATTATTGAGTTTCAAACTATTGAAGAAAAGATAATTACAGGAAAACCTTCTTTTCACACCTCACTGGATTTAGATAAAGTTAGGTCGTTTCGAGGAAATATCAATAAAACCGTAAAAATAATTTACAATTCAGAGAGTCCAGAAAAATTTATTTTAAAAGATAACTCCAATGGATTTGGTTTAATCATGTTAGTCATTGTGGGTTTGGTCTTTACCTATATTTCTGTTGGAAATTTGCTGGGTCTTAATACTATATTTTAA